The stretch of DNA gaccGCACACATTTACTGATGGATGATGTTGGGAGGAGCGGGGTTTATAAGACACGGGCATTTAGGAGGTGGGTGTCTAATGAAATATGCTATCAAGTCGTATAataggaaatgtaggatccagcagTTAGACTAAAAGTCAGATTATCTTAGATCTGCTGCTTTAATTTTGACAATTCTTTTTTATTGGCCTTTTGTGAGTCCCCCATTTTTATGGAAATGTGATACTAAATTGCTGGAGTTCTTGTTtccagcagctgttttcagcataCAAGCTCTGATAAACTTACTGTAAAACTGACAAAGTTAGTGACTGGTTTCAAAAAGTTGAACATTtaatagctaaaaaaaaaaaacttaacttcaaattaaagctgcaagcagcgttggacgggccctcgcacctCCATGCACGTCGGGGTTACtagcggacgccgctccttgcggccgtgcatttgcgcggcactcagacacggcaaatcatcaccaatgaaaaaggaactctctgctgagtgcAATAATATCTCACACAAGACTTGATGTAATACAGTTAATTAGCTGTGAACGGGGGCatggctaaagcatagggggcgggccaaaccatgaccaatgaaaaaggaagtctctgctgagttcagtgatacctcaaacaagactctaccttaaatgggtcaccagttatgaatgggggcgtggcttaagcataggggggcgggccaaaccattaccaatgaataaggaactctctgctgagttcaatgatacctcacacaagggtctaccttaaacggttcaaatgttatgaaaggggcgtggcctgaatACATGggcatggttaaagtatagggggcggctcagtatcacatgtacaCCACACattaagtttcatgtaaatcggatgatgtttgtcatataaggctgatttcctgttgccagcgggggacACTATGACCAAAGGTCAATTTTGGCCTATAGAtgggacccttgtcaatcgtgagaaatttcgggcagatatgacaatgtacactaaagttacaacaacttgtttgttcatcgataaatgctcaaaatggccgccacgccacgtccacaccgtttgacgaaaagttttgcttttaataacttttcatctttaaggtgttgagatggcacACACCAaatccatcggatgaaatcctTGACTTTTAgccctacttcctgttgccactagggggcactaTAACTTTGAGTCAATATCGGCCTGTAGATAtgctcagggttggactcttatgaatcctgaaaagtttcgagccaattggtcaatgtacactcaagttacacccacttcctgtttcaatggccccctacaggaagttggtcctctataACTTGCACATTTTTTGTGCTATTACAATTATTTTAagaacttttcatctttaaggtcttaATATGGCACAGACGaaatttgaagtcgatcgggtgaaatctctaggaggagatcGTTAAAGtatgacgtggaaatggccaaaatcgcactaatttcaaactttcaattaaaaatggcggacttcctgttgcggtagagggtatggctccaatgagcttttttgtacgtcttaacatgctacatatgtgtaccacatttctttagtctacgttaaacgtactgcattttttaagttttgtagggggcgctagcaagacatttttgtgcgcctattcccaaaacccttaaaatacatacattttcaccaggcttGATGCGACTGCCaagtttggtgagtttttgagggtgttaagcccctcaaaaaggcgattaatttgccgggaaaaaaaagaagaattccttcagtttcaagagggccttcgccgctgtcggtgctcgggccctaataaatgctaatgttgcatCTGCAGGGCAGTGACACACAGGAGCTGCTGGTGATGGTGGAAGCCACTAACACCATCCAACATTAGGAGATGGAAATGCTGCTATCTTACAAGTAACTGGGCATGCATTAGCCTACACACAGCCCCACTTTAATAAAACTCTCatgtatgatttaaaaaaaaaaaaatagacatgaCTAGCCTACTTAGCTCGGTGAAAAGAAAGTAATGGTATGACATGAGAGCAGCAAACTGATCTGACCACACAAAGGCAGCCGAGACGAAAGAGTCTTCTTGAGAGGGCTCAGGTTGGATGAAACAGACTTTTCAACGTGTACTATTGGTCGGCTGTCTTGGCACTGGTGTGTTGAGGAGGCAGCATTACAAGAGCATTAATACACTGGTGGGGAAAAAAGGAAACTGAACATCAAAGACAACACCTTTCAGCCGCCTCCGTAGCAGACTGATGCAACATGGAGCACTTGTGTGTTCAGCTCCCTCTGTCCAGCCTCTGCCAGCACTTACTGTCCTCACACACTCTACCTTATGCATATGAGTTAGTGCTCatttaatacatacatacatctacGTTTTATGTACATAGACATATTCAATTTCCCacattactgtatgtatttattaatgTGTTGGGTTTAAAGTGTTCATGCTGCAGTTACATATTGTCTCAGTACATTTCTTCATCAGAGTGtatatgtaggcctatattcCATTGctaattattcattttatacATGCATTGAATTTCCAGTGCCATGTTATTTCTTCTTGAGTTGAAATGTAGGTGTTGTTTTCCTATTACCTTCACTTTGCTGtgatcttatttattatttgccATGTTCCAATTTCCCCAATGGGATCATCAATGTTTCATCTTAATCCTGCTGAGCAAAAAGAGATCTGTTATTTAGGATAAAGAGGACTTAGTCAAACGTTATTTATTTGTTGCCTTGGATTAAATAGGACCAAACCTCAGGCTGATAAATCACCAAAGCACAAGGCGTGATCTAAATATTCACTGAAGATGAATGTTTTACATGATAAATCATAAACAGCATATAGGCTACTTTATTCAAATATTTCCAGCACTCCTTTTAACCTGTCTGGAAGAGTCCTTTTCCTCAACCTGCCTGAAACCTCACATTAACTTAATTTAAACTTCTACTGCTTGATGAGaaggtgttaaaaaaaaaaaaaaaaaggctggtTATCTGCATATGATGACAAAGTATTTATTCGTGCTATTTCTGTTTTCATTGACACTGGTCTTGAATCATGAATGTGAAGTGCTGCTGCCATCTAGTGCTCCGGTTTAAAGACAAAGGACCAAAAGGCATGAAATACTTAGTAAATCCTAAAAAGTCTATTGATGGATCTGCATAGAATCCCACCTGCCACGGTGCCTATGGAAGTGTATAGATGAAAAGGATAGGCTGGTGCTTGTGCTGAGCTTATTCAATATTTAAAGTTTGTTAGCTGAAGATAAGCAATTAGCCACACTACAGGGGACCTAtcagatttcactcattttgacCGAGACAGATATCTCAGCATGTTACCAATTCCTGGATGTGAGGGGGGTGGGGGATCATGTCGTTTCATGTGAATACATGCTGACTTAGAAATTAAATCAGTTCCTCTATACTGCAGCGCATTCATAATTGCTCAGCTGCAGGGATCAATTGTGCCATCTCATTTCTTGTAAAACAGCTCTGCAAATGTCCCTTCAGGTCATTGATAAATGCGACCGCTTGCTCGCCAAAGTCTAAAAGTTTGGTGACCACATAGTATATTCGGCAGCCAAGCCATTTTCCTCGATCGCTTCTTCTCGTCGAATCAGAACAGCAATTTAATTCTTTACCAGTTCCCTCCCCCTTGATCTTGTTCAATGGTTTCCATGTCTCCCCGCTAATGATGCACACTGCTCCACATATGGCCTAACCGTGGAACTACTAATGCCATTTGGGTGTGGTGCTACACAACAGATCTGCAATAAATATCTTTAAAATAACTGCAATTAGCTTCATTACACAAGCTAAGAGAATAGTTGTATTGGACTGGTGTCTATTTGGTAGACATTTGCATTTGAGTCGCAGCCATGAGAAATGTGAAGATGCAATCAAAGAGCAGCACCACAtccccaaaaacaagttcaacaAAAATTTTAACTTTCACTAATGTACTTATTGCAGGTGTTGTACTCATCATCGCAAGTGTAATTTAAATGGCCAAGCAGTATCGTCAACTGTGTACCGTCTTTATGACTTTACAGGACTAATCAGATCAAGTTGATACTCCACATTTAAGACCTGGTATGCTCTAAACCTTAATAAAAAGGTCCATCTAACCATGTGGAAACAACTGTGAAACTTTTATAAACCAGCTATCAGAAAGCAATTATATGGTCGACTGTTTATGTATACTGCTCATGTATAAAAATGTTTAACAGTACATGGTGCTTATTCAGTTTGCCTATTAAGACATGGTCATTTGTAAGTGAGAGTGGCTAACAAACCTGTTTATGTGTAATGTATGTTATGTTCAGTTTGTTATGACTGTTCACATGTTTGTTTCTTGTCTTCCCTGCACATTAATAAAACTTTATCATACATGTAGAAAAcaatgcatgaataaaaacaatacagttagcttggacaaaaaaacacatttatttgcaGTGCTGAATTATCCCATCTTGGCCAGCTTTCCAGAGATCACTGGACCCATCCGAGGACGTGACATTTAGTCCAGCTGTGTGAAAATAAATAAGTCGTGGCATTAGTTAAGGTGACATGATATGCTGTCAACATTACTGTTGCAAATTCTGAGATCAATTGAACCCTTAATGTTAGTGCATTACTGACTTAACAAGATGCTGAATTCCAGAAAAGTTGCGCTACAAAACTCATGAAAAGCTAATTTTCTACACAACACTTAACACTAAAGTTGCTTATGCAACGCCAAGTTTAAACAAATGAGAAATATAAGTGTAAGTTACATGCTTCAACTGCAATTCAGCAACAAAGACGTTGTTTACAATGCGCCTGTACTTGAGTTATGTCGTTACATGTACTGAAATGTCATCTGATAACCCATTAAATTAGATATAAATGGGCAATACTATTTACCTTGACGAAGCCGATGTCTTTAGCGTACTGCCTGAAGCACTGGCGGCACATGTTGAGCCCGTATTTACGGATCAGACCATGTCTGTTCGAGCATACTCGGCTGGAATAAAGGAGACATGAGGTTAGTCCGCTTATCTTCACATGGCGAGTTAAAATATGCCTATAGTCCCCATCCATTCATACAAACTACAGGTGCGGAAGCTCACGCAAACTCCACAAAGCTGGTTATCGTTTGGTAACGTTATGCCGCTCTCTGTGCTACACCGCTGACGTTATTAAACATGAGCTCCAATAGCGTTATGCTTGCGATATCACGACAGAGTTTACTCTAACCATCTCTAGAATCCATATTTGAACATGATATTAGCTTTTAAGCGATTCAACATCACTAGTTCCGTTTCAGAAACAATGAGCGGCTTACTAAACAATGCTAGTGCTACAAGTTAGCACGGCGCATCCTCCACCGCCATATTGGCTCAGCAGCAGCTTTCCATGCGGTGGACATTTGGTGATAAATTCTCAAGTATTTGACGCCACAAACACGTCGAAACTGACCATCTATAGCACACATATCGATAATGGACACATTACAGAAAGGACTAACCAGGATCGGGATCCCTGTCCGAATTTTCTGGGGTGACTCCAATAGAGCTGCTGATGGCCCATCTTGTCTCTCTCGCTCGAGTGTCGGAAAGGAAGAACGAAGGTTGCGCGTGCGCAAATAAAGTTTTTAGATGCCGTGTTTCCGGGTGTGACGTTATTGTGTGGCGCCTCCTAGTGGTAGAGAAAACTGCGGCATGTAGCCCCGACAGCCTGAAGATGGCGTTACTATCTATGGTTAcagccatagacagtatataagaagaagGTTACAGCAAACACAGTTAATGAGCGGAGAGGAGGTATTTAAATCAAATGGCCAAGAATTTATGGCAGAGTTAGTATGTAGGCCTAAATTTGATAATGAAAAGGCCACTACAGGAACTACAGGTTGAATTTgacaatcagaatcagaaatactttaataatctcagggtgaaattatttttgttacaacTCCAgctatacaaacaacatatacaaacaacatatatatatatatatatatatatatatatatatatatatatatatatatatatatatatatatatatatatatactatccagactttaacatatatattaaaaacaaatatacagtaataatatataaaagatCACAGATCAAAATGATCAAAATATCAAATAATTTTTCATAGCCTACGCCCAGACAATATTTTGCACATTGGTTGAGACAGTTATTATATTATAAGATGTAATTTGTTGATGAACTAATATAGATGGTAATTTACCCGAAAAGAATGAtctttcttatttttctttttaatgatcTCCGCACAGAAACAGTGTTGACGATATTACACATTACTGTTATATTTAGcacaagacatttttttttaaattaccagaATTAAGGTGAAACTCATTGTGTTGAGGATTTATTaagaatatatttttaaaatgattaaccTACAAGAGGAGTATagtctaaataaaatgttgttagAAGTAGACATAGCTATACATTAATAAGCACATACATATAGTATCTGTTCATATTTCTTATCTGTTATTGTAAGTTGCCACTTTGAaagcaaaatatattaaaaattgCTCAGGCAAAATCAAGTATCATGGCAGGACTTAAATTAATAATGTTCTAAAGAATaacagattttttatttatgaagGATTTCCGACTTTTTTGAAACTCAAACCAACAAACTTTATTCAAAAACATAGCTAAAGTACTGCTCTGGTTTCCAGTATAGGGAGACAGTTGCTGGAAGAGCAGAGTAAAGGCAAAATCCGTTTTTGGGTGGATTTTCCAtttaaatgtaggctatatgTATTTAAGCATTGGTATGAACTTGTTAAGTATTTAAAGGTATAGTAAACCTATCTCAGCCTATGAGGAGCCCTTATTCTTTTTCTTACAGTCTATGGAGCCAAAGAAAGCTGCTGTCAGCAGCcgggatatatattttttattttattttttatttttaaattctttaGGCTACTGTATAGTAGTGATACAAACAATCAAGGCACAAGTGTTTGTACATTTGTCAAATAAGTGTTGACAACTTTGAGGTAGAGACAATATAtacaacaaaacataacaaataaagaaaatatagaTACTGGGGGTCTTTTTAGTCAAGTAAGTAGGGAATAAGTCCAAAAAATAAAAGAGTCTCTTGGCGTTATCCTTTAGTCATGCATTGAAGAGATGTAGCAAAAAGCTTAAGCTCATTCTTCCAACCGTTGATGTGGGGTTTGACCTTTAAATACTTACATctatgaataaaatgtttacaatgtCCAATCAAGTTATTCATCAAGAACTCTAAATTCTTATCCTTTAAAAATATTCCAGCTTTAAttgacatttcatttaaatggTGCAGCAATACCTTTAGATTGAAGCCAGCATTGAAAAGACAGCCAAAAGTCATTAATCGGGTCACACTGAAAGAAAATATGTCCAACCGTCTCAATATCGCTCTCACAGAAAACACAAGAGTTACTTTCCCAATTCAATTTTACATGTTGGAAGTGATTCGATGGATAAAtatcatttcatattttaaatgtcactTCTTTGGCTTTTGGTGGGAGAGGTTATGATAAGGATCGTTTCCTAATCTTTCGTGCCTCTTCACCACTATAGTCTCGGAGaacatattttcttttcagttgaaatattttatatatatttaacatttaacttGTTAGTGAGCAGCAGGGATAGATGATATTTAGGGTGTCTTGGGTGCCCCCCGCTGGACCAGTGCATTGTGGGACAGCGGCAGCCAGGCAGTGGTTCCGTATTTGGGATTTTTTACAGCTAGCTGATAGTTACGTTTCCATGCAACCTGCATGAAGGTATGGAGGAAAATGGGACGCCACCGTACTGATGTGTATCACTGAAAGGACGGCACGGCTACTCCAGTTTTAACGGTAAGTAAGTAGTGTAGCTACATGGTTGTTGTGGTTCGCCATGGACGCTGTTGTTGACGACGTTTGGTTTGCAGGACTGCCTGTAAGTTGCTACGTTAGCTGAAGCCGTGGCTAACCTACTGTTAGCATTTCAGGGTGTTCGCTGTCATAAAAGAGCGAAGCTGCAACGCCAGCTGTTGTTTTCTATTGCTATGAGAGCGTTTCGTATCAGTCGGTAAAACAACTGTAACGTTATGTCATGTCAAAATCGATTAAAGGTGTCGCTGGCTCGGTGTGTTCGACAGCGGCCAATTTAGGAGAGAACAACTAACGGTCAGTAGGCTTCCAGTAAAACATTGCATATTTACacgagagaaaaaaacaaacacgaTGGACACAGTCGTTGTGTAGATTAAATCGGTCCATGTTTTAGTAAAACAAATACAGGGGATAAATACTGCAGTACTTTCAGCTGCAGAACAAACGCCTTTCACTTGATTTGGCAAGCTTCAACTGTATGGAAACCATTGAACGTGGAAAACCGTATAAGGGCATGTACATTGCAAACGTATTAATTAAGTAGGGTATATGGGTTAGATAGCTTTGCCATTTAATCAGCCGTACATTGTCCTCAACCTATAAATATTACTGTTAAAGCACATGTTTGCTGGTAGCATTTGGTTTACAGTGAGTTTTATAGTGGCTACCAGGAATGTATTCAATATTATCACAGACATGATACCAAATGCCGACAGTGAGAGTGCCACACAGTGACCATTCAGTCTCCAGGCAGGGAGTAGACAGATAATGGGGTCAGGTAGGAAGCCTGAAAGACCGCTAATTTAATTACAACGAGAAGATGGAGGTTTGTTCAGCAGATCTAAGCATAGAGGGCTAATCAATATTGATAATGTTCAGGAATGAGATTTATGAAGGGGAAAAACATAGAAGCTTGGAGCAATAATCAACATTGATGTGGAGGAGGAACAGAGGAATAAGCACCAATCAGAGTGAAGCATGTATTAAACCATGTTTGTGGTTTTGCTGATACTTTTTAATAGTGACCAGTTTTCTGTTATGTGAAATTAAATCACTGCTATTGTTGTTGTTAGTTTGCTTCCATTAGAGCTCATAATGATATGATCTCATCACGTTATCGCTTTACATATTTCTGCTGTCCAAGCTGAAAGCTAACAAAATTAGTTGGACCCACAAGCTTATTAGCCTGTTCCATAGCTTTCCACTGCATTGTAAGATCTTCATTAGCTaatggagtttgctcagttgtggAGCTGTCGATTATTAGGCTAGTTGATACACagaaaagtaatcattaataattttgataattgaaTAATTGTATAATTAGTTTACTCAAGCATTTGTTCTAGCTTCTGAAAAATAAGGGTTTGATTCTTTTCTCTAGTTTTATATTTTCACTGTAATTTGCATATGTGTGCCATATTGTGATATAATGCATATCAGTAAAGTTGCCTTGTCTATTTTTATCCGAAATAATCATTATTAAGATAATAGTGATTTTAGCCATATTGATGCACCTGACTTGGAttggtttatttttcatttaggtGGTTCATGCACACTGCTACCCTGCTGCCTCCTAGCAACCGCCATGCCTTATGGAAT from Sander lucioperca isolate FBNREF2018 chromosome 13, SLUC_FBN_1.2, whole genome shotgun sequence encodes:
- the rps29 gene encoding 40S ribosomal protein S29 gives rise to the protein MGHQQLYWSHPRKFGQGSRSCRVCSNRHGLIRKYGLNMCRQCFRQYAKDIGFVKLD